One genomic region from Equus caballus isolate H_3958 breed thoroughbred chromosome 4, TB-T2T, whole genome shotgun sequence encodes:
- the TAS2R5 gene encoding LOW QUALITY PROTEIN: taste receptor type 2 member 5 (The sequence of the model RefSeq protein was modified relative to this genomic sequence to represent the inferred CDS: inserted 2 bases in 1 codon; substituted 1 base at 1 genomic stop codon), translated as MLIAALRLLMLVAVAEFLIGLVGNGILVVWSFGEWVRKSKGSSYNLIVLGLAVCRFLLQWLIMMDLILFPLFQSSCWHRYLSVFWVLVSQDSLWFATFLRFFYCRKITTFEHPIYLWLKQRAYCLSLWXLGYLMISLXLVVHIGLKPCNPSHGNSSILYPFSNWHYLCILHLSAGSVVPFMVFLVSSGMLIVSLYRHHRKMKAHTAGRRDARAQAHITVLKSLGCFLVLYVVYVLASPFSITSKYSPANLTTVFISETLMAAYPSLHSVILIMENPRVKQICQRILWKIMCAWRSWGL; from the exons ATGCTGATTGCTGCCCTAAGACTGCTGATGCTGGTGGCAGTGGCTGAATTTCTCATTGGCCTGGTTGGAAATGGAATTCTTGTGGTATGGAGTTTTGGAGAATGGGTCAGAAAATCCAAGGGGTCCTCATACAACCTCATTGTGCTGGGCCTGGCTGTTTGCCGATTTCTCCTGCAGTGGTTGATTATGATGGACTTAATCCTGTTTCCGCTTTTCCAGAGCAGCTGTTGGCATCGCTATCTCAGTGTCTTCTGGGTTCTGGTAAGCCAGGACAGCCTGTGGTTTGCCACTTTCCTCAGATTCTTCTACTGCAGGAAGATCACGACCTTTGAACACCCCATTTACttgtggctgaagcagagggcCTATTGCCTGAGTCTCTG TCTGGGGTACCTCATGATCAGTTTGTGACTTGTGGTCCACATTGGCTTAAAGCCTTGCAATCCTTCCCATGGAAACAGCAGCATTCTATACCCCTTTTCAAACTGGCACTATCTGTGTATTTTACATCTCAGTGCAGGAAGTGTGGTGCCTTTCATGGTGTTTCTGGTTTCTTCTGGGATGCTGATCGTCTCTTTGTATAGACACCACAGGAAGATGAAGGCCCATACAGCTGGTAGGAGGGATGCTCGGGCTCAGGCTCACATCACTGTCCTGAAGTCCTTGGGTTGCTTCCTTGTACTTTACGTGGTTTATGTTCTGGCCAGCCCCTTCTCCATCACCTCCAAGTATTCTCCTGCTAATCTCACTACTGTCTTCATCTCTGAGACACTCATGGCTGCCTATCCTTCTCTTCATTCTGTCATATTGATCATGGAGAATCCCAGGGTGAAGCAGATTTGTCAGAGAATTTTGTGGAAGATAATGTGTGCTTGGAGATCTTGGGGCCTGTGA
- the PRSS37 gene encoding probable inactive serine protease 37: MKFIIYLSVIVGIFFSAQSSAQKEDHAPYLVYLKSHFNPCVGVLIKNNWVLAPAHCYLPNLKVMLGNFKIRIRDGTEQAINPVQIIRYWNYSHSSPQDDLMLIKLAKPAVLNTKVQPLPLATSNVWPGTVCLLSGLDWSHDNSGRHPDLRQNLEAPVMSDKECQKTEQGKSHRNSLCVKFAKVFSRIFGEVAVATVICKNKLQGIEVGHFMGGDVGIYTNVHKYIHWIESVTKDK; this comes from the exons GGATATTTTTCTCTGCTCAGTCATCTGCGCAGAAAGAAGACCATGCTCCCTATTTGGTATACCTCAAGTCTCACTTCAACCCCTGTGTAGGTGTCCTTATCAAAAACAACTGGGTGTTGGCCCCAGCTCACTGCTACTTACC AAATCTGAAAGTGATGCTGGGAAATTTCAAGATCAGAATCAGAGATGGGACAGAGCAGGCAATTAACCCTGTCCAGATTATCCGTTATTGGAACTACAGCCATAGCTCCCCCCAGGATGACCTCATGCTCATCAAGCTTGCTAAGCCTGCTGTCCTCAACACCAAagtccagccccttcccctcgcCACCAGCAACGTCTGGCCAGGCACTGTCTGTCTGCTTTCAGGTTTGGACTGGAGCCATGACAACAGTG GCCGACACCCTGATTTAAGGCAGAACCTGGAGGCCCCTGTGATGTCTGATAAAGAGTGCCAGAAAACCGAACAAGGAAAAAGCCACAGAAACTCCTTATGTGTTAAATTTGCGAAAGTGTTCAGCCGAATTTTtggg GAGGTAGCTGTCGCTACTGTCATCTGCAAAAACAAGCTCCAGGGGATTGAGGTCGGACATTTCATGGGAGGCGATGTCGGCATCTACACGAATGTTCACAAATACATACACTGGATTGAAAGCGTCACTAAAGACAAATGA